In Pseudoalteromonas shioyasakiensis, one DNA window encodes the following:
- a CDS encoding EAL domain-containing protein, whose product MQGRTFNFNKLPFIVCLLMFFLTCIFHVSVSYFQVRHQEQFSNVLLNKAEHISADISSAINTASQISSRQCDTQTINKLRVILANYEYVHDLGLIKKGKVKCSANWGKLDKTALLTQQLYNSSSGYDFASEVAGVFPVKTKYDVTKRDDVIAFTVNKPFKHIDELNKHFAFKIISKNKEYVFHHYETQYQFNSKTLLPTQQVEMCSTQFSYCVITENNRPGILYFPLYISVLIICMLGLISFLIAYSVSSYLDKRNSMEFRLRSAIKNAQLYLEYQPIIDVKTNKIIGVESLVRWKDEIHGQVSPELFLGIAEQLSLYPVLAYECATKALQELAPIMKTDHGFSVAINVNAYEIENPEFLDYLHQLCGKYELRNEQVKIEITERIGLPLTLLACFALKAKKYGFKIALDDFGTGVSNLVWLTEINFDVIKIDKVFTQSITDGVKQKMVLAIMSLVSELNRAVIFEGVETEDEYNFIESHNEDYQIQGWYFYKSLSLQELQNALVGNDNAQTL is encoded by the coding sequence ATGCAGGGAAGAACATTCAACTTTAACAAATTGCCATTTATTGTCTGTTTACTAATGTTCTTTCTAACCTGCATTTTTCATGTATCGGTAAGTTATTTTCAGGTAAGACACCAAGAGCAATTTTCGAACGTTTTATTAAATAAGGCTGAGCATATCTCTGCAGATATCTCATCAGCAATAAATACCGCTTCACAGATATCATCTCGTCAATGTGACACTCAAACTATTAATAAATTACGGGTAATCTTGGCCAATTATGAATACGTTCATGATCTAGGTTTAATTAAAAAAGGTAAGGTTAAGTGCTCTGCAAATTGGGGGAAGTTAGACAAAACAGCTTTACTTACTCAGCAATTATATAATTCATCTTCAGGGTATGATTTTGCATCAGAGGTTGCTGGTGTTTTTCCGGTAAAAACAAAGTATGACGTCACTAAACGTGACGATGTCATCGCATTCACTGTAAACAAACCTTTTAAACATATTGATGAATTAAATAAGCACTTTGCATTTAAAATTATTTCTAAAAATAAAGAGTATGTTTTTCATCACTATGAAACCCAATATCAATTTAACAGCAAAACATTATTGCCAACTCAACAGGTAGAAATGTGTAGTACACAATTTTCTTATTGTGTTATCACTGAGAATAATCGACCAGGTATTTTGTATTTCCCGCTGTACATATCTGTATTGATCATATGTATGCTTGGTTTAATTAGCTTTTTAATAGCCTATTCTGTGAGCTCATATTTAGATAAGCGAAACTCAATGGAATTCAGACTTCGAAGTGCAATCAAAAATGCACAGTTGTATCTTGAGTATCAACCAATCATTGATGTTAAAACTAACAAAATAATTGGTGTTGAGAGTTTAGTCCGCTGGAAAGACGAAATACATGGCCAGGTTTCACCGGAACTATTTTTAGGTATTGCTGAGCAGTTATCTTTGTATCCAGTATTGGCCTATGAATGCGCGACTAAGGCCCTTCAAGAATTAGCACCGATTATGAAAACCGATCATGGTTTTTCTGTCGCAATTAATGTTAATGCATATGAAATTGAAAACCCCGAATTTCTAGATTACTTGCATCAGCTTTGCGGTAAGTATGAGCTAAGGAATGAGCAAGTAAAGATAGAAATAACAGAGCGCATTGGCTTGCCATTAACGTTATTAGCTTGCTTCGCTTTAAAGGCGAAAAAATATGGCTTTAAAATAGCGCTCGATGATTTTGGTACCGGAGTATCTAATCTTGTGTGGCTTACAGAAATCAACTTTGATGTAATCAAGATAGATAAGGTATTTACCCAATCAATTACAGATGGTGTAAAGCAAAAAATGGTTTTGGCGATAATGTCATTAGTCTCAGAGCTGAACCGAGCTGTTATATTTGAAGGGGTTGAAACTGAGGACGAGTACAATTTTATCGAGAGTCATAACGAGGATTACCAAATACAAGGTTGGTATTTTTATAAATCATTGTCTTTGCAAGAGTTACAAAATGCTTTGGTTGGTAATGACAATGCTCAAACGCTCTAG